Genomic segment of Umezawaea sp. Da 62-37:
CGTGGAGGCGCTGGGGTTGCAGCGGCGGCGGATCGCGAGCGGCGACGAGCGGATCGCGATCGGCATGGCGGCCAAGTGCCGGACCCTGGTGCTGCGCAACGTGTGGTTCCCGATCCTCGACTTCGCCCACGCGCTGCCGGTGGCCGCGATGCTGCTGGCCGGCGGCTGGCTGCACACCCGCGACGTGGTCAGCCTCGGCGCGGTGATCTCCGCGACGCTCTACATGTGGCAGCTCCACGACCCGTTCGACCGCGTGTTCCAGTGGGCCGACCAGTTGCAGACCGGCGGTGCCGCGCTGGCGCGGATCGAGGGCGTGGGAGCGGCCGTCGTGCAGGGGCCGGTGCGCACCGACGTGCCGGTCGACGACCGGCTGGTCGTCTCCGGCGTGCACTACGCCTACCGCGAGGGTCACGACGTGCTGGTCGACGTCGACCTGGTGGTGCGCCCCGGTGAACGGCTGGCGATCGTCGGGCCGTCGGGGGCCGGGAAGTCGACGCTCGGCAGGCTCCTGGCCGGTGTCGACGCACCGCGGCTCGGCCGGGTGGCGGTCGGCGGCGTGCCGGTGGCGGAGCTGCCCCCGGCGGAGTTGCGGCGGCGGGTGGTGCTGGTCACCCAGGAGCACCACGTGTTCCTGGGCACCTTGCGGGACAACCTGTTGATGGCGGCGCCGCACGCCGACGACAACGCCATGCGAGCGGCTTTGTCCACAGTGGACGCGGACTGGGCGGACGACCTGGACCGCGAGGTCGACGACCGGGCGCTGGACCCGGCGCAGGCGCAGCAGCTGGCGTTGGCGCGGGTGGTGCTGGCGGATCCGCGCACGGTGGTGCTGGACGAGGCGACCGCCCTGCTGGACCCGACCACGGCCCGGCACGCGGAACGCGCGATGGCGGCGGTGCTGGAGGGCCGCACCGTGATCGCCATCGCGCACCGCCTGCGCACCGCGCACGACGCCGACCGGGTGGCGGTCATCGACGACGGGCGGATCATCGAGCTGGGGAGCCACGACGAGCTGGTCGCGGCGCAGGGGGTCTACGCGGCGCTGTGGAAGTCCTG
This window contains:
- a CDS encoding ABC transporter ATP-binding protein, with amino-acid sequence MRLPVADAAGTRRAIGRLIRADGRAVALVVLLNCLAAAAGLGAPWLLGRIVNEVHDGTPVSTVDELALGIVGFGVAQLLLIRFARYAGHRFGERALSSLREQVVDRALALPTAVVERAGTGDLMTRSSSDVATIGTTLRDGVPEVFISVVQVVFLFGAVFLLHPLLGLCGLVASPVLWLSTRWYLRRARDAYLAEARANSEQAEHLAATAQGARTVEALGLQRRRIASGDERIAIGMAAKCRTLVLRNVWFPILDFAHALPVAAMLLAGGWLHTRDVVSLGAVISATLYMWQLHDPFDRVFQWADQLQTGGAALARIEGVGAAVVQGPVRTDVPVDDRLVVSGVHYAYREGHDVLVDVDLVVRPGERLAIVGPSGAGKSTLGRLLAGVDAPRLGRVAVGGVPVAELPPAELRRRVVLVTQEHHVFLGTLRDNLLMAAPHADDNAMRAALSTVDADWADDLDREVDDRALDPAQAQQLALARVVLADPRTVVLDEATALLDPTTARHAERAMAAVLEGRTVIAIAHRLRTAHDADRVAVIDDGRIIELGSHDELVAAQGVYAALWKSWQGG